Proteins from one Aythya fuligula isolate bAytFul2 chromosome 23, bAytFul2.pri, whole genome shotgun sequence genomic window:
- the PHACTR4 gene encoding phosphatase and actin regulator 4 isoform X3, with amino-acid sequence MGVDVLESGDTTPPTKRKSKFSSFGKIFKPWKWRKKKSSDKFKETSEVLERKISMRKPREELVKRGVLLEDPEQDGEDAEKLNPPALKNGHTVPIGGPGASNPDSQEEEPPKSSSLRKPVPAEEPKKRQGSSSSQPGPESEPAQEPHVPRQPLLPPKRPPSTSQEANEVQAKDPAPASSAAKTAPTTTAPVAAKTVSSTAAPSPAPRTLPPALAGANTTAPVTTTSTAPAKQPPVPPPKPVNRNSNSVLAELSQAMNSGTALSKPSPPLPPKRGLLPSTTTEAAPASKPPSDRTLTASRPVLIPMHMAPAYPPPSPSPPLPTHVPPEPPRVPLPTSTPVLDPPRSLDLPKEPPAPPEDFRPPEAAKRTAEQGFGEPHALPRLPQVPLHIRIQQALASPLPVTPPADGSHRAHSLLFENDAFGEDGGTLGRTRSLPVTIEMLKVPDDEEEEEEDQEEEQAPGPRVYIGDVPSVTIIPKLVPQVLPEEQEGDEGMSDSDSEGPILYKDDEDEEEDESHNSTLANKVKRKDTLAMKLGNTAAVQEEKFVFPRKSKEEWNEIRNQIGSTLTRRLSQRPTAEELEQRNILQPKNEADRQAEKREIKRRLTRKLSQRPTVAELQARKILRFNEYVEVTDAQDYDRRADKPWTKLTPADKAAIRKELNEFKSCEMEVHEESKQFTRYHRP; translated from the exons ATGGGGGTCGATGTTCTGGAATCGGGCGACACCACGCCTCCCaccaagagaaaaagcaagttcTCGAGCTTCGGCAAGATCTTCAAGCCTTGgaagtggaggaaaaagaaaagcagcgaTAAATTTAAGGAGACTTCGGAAG TTTTAGAACGAAAGATTTCTATGCGAAAGCCAAGAGAGGAGCTGGTAAAAAGAGGGGTTCTGTTGGAAGACCCTGAGCAGG ATGGTGAGGATGCAGAGAAGCTGAACCCGCCGGCCCTGAAGAATGGCCACACGGTCCCCATCGGTGGTCCCGGGGCCAGTAACCCGGACAGCCAGGAGGAAGAGCCCCCGAAATCATCCAGCcttaggaagcctgttccagctGAGGAACCAAAGAAAAGACAAG GCTCATCCAGCAGCCAACCTGGTCCCGAATCAGAGCCAGCGCAGGAGCCCCACGTTCCCAGGCAGCCTCTTCTTCCTCCGAAAAGACCTCCCTCCACGTCCCAGGAGGCAAACGAGGTGCAAGCCAAGGATCCAGCACCCGCCAGCAGCGCCGCCAAAACCGCGCCCACCACCACGGCCCCCGTGGCAGCAAAGACAGTCAGTTCCAcagctgccccctccccagcccccaggaCTCTGCCCCCTGCTCTTGCCGGTGCCAACACTACTGCTCCTGTCACCACAACCAGCACGGCTCCTGCCAAGCAGCCTCCCGTCCCGCCGCCCAAGCCCGTCAACAGGAACAGCAACTCGGTGCTAG CGGAACTTTCTCAAGCGATGAACAGCGGAACGGCCTTGTCCAagccttcccctcctctcccaccGAAGAGAGGCCTCCTGCCTAGCACCACGACAGAGGCAGCTCCGGCTTCCAAGCCCCCGAGCGACAGGACGCTGACGGCAAGCCGCCCCGTGCTGATCCCCATGCACATGGCCCCCGCGTACCCACCGCCCTCGCCATCGCCGCCGCTGCCCACGCACGTGCCACCGGAGCCTCCCCGCGTGCCCTTGCCCACCTCCACCCCCGTCCTGGACCCTCCCCGCTCCCTGGACCTGCCCAaagagcccccagctcctcccgAGGACTTCAGGCCCCCCGAGGCGGCGAAGAGGACGGCGGAGCAAGGCTTCGGCGAGCCCCACGCGCTGCCGCGCCTGCCCCAGGTCCCGCTGCACATTCGGATCCAGCAGGCGCTGGCCAGCCCCCTGCCCGTCACGCCGCCTGCCGACGGCTCGCACCGAGCCCACTCGCTGCTCTTTGAGAACGACGCCTTCGGGGAGGACGGCGGCACTCTGGGCAGGACGAGGTCCCTGCCGGTCACCATCGAGATGCTGAAAGT TCCAGAcgatgaggaagaggaagaggaagaccAGGAGGAAGAGCAGGCTCCGGGCCCCCGTGTGTATATCGGAGATGTGCCGTCCGTAACGATCATCCCCAAGCTGGTGCCCCAGGTGCTGCccgaggagcaggagggagacGAAGGGATGAGCGACTCTGACTCGGAGGGGCCCATCCTGTACAAAGACGACgaggatgaggaagaagatgaaagCCATAACA GCACGCTGGCTAACAAAGTGAAGAGGAAAGACACGCTAGCCATGAAGCTGGGGAACACGGCCGCGGTGCAGGAAGAGAAGTTTGTCTTCCCTCGGAAGAGCAAGGAGGAGTGGAACGAAATTCGGAACCAGATCGGGTCGACGCTGACCAG GCGACTGAGTCAGAGACCGACAGCAGAAGAACTGGAGCAGAGGAACATACTTCAAC CGAAAAATGAAGCTGACCGTCAAGCCGAGAAGCGAGAGATCAAACGCAGGCTCACCAGAAAG CTTAGCCAAAGGCCTAcggtggcagagctgcaggccaGGAAGATCCTGAGGTTTAACGAGTATGTGGAAGTGACAGATGCTCAAGACTACGACCGGCGAGCAGATAAGCCGTGGACGAAGCTCACTCCGGCTGACAAG
- the PHACTR4 gene encoding phosphatase and actin regulator 4 isoform X2, which produces MEENTAEEVDHPPSDAGMGVDVLESGDTTPPTKRKSKFSSFGKIFKPWKWRKKKSSDKFKETSEVLERKISMRKPREELVKRGVLLEDPEQDGEDAEKLNPPALKNGHTVPIGGPGASNPDSQEEEPPKSSSLRKPVPAEEPKKRQGSSSSQPGPESEPAQEPHVPRQPLLPPKRPPSTSQEANEVQAKDPAPASSAAKTAPTTTAPVAAKTVSSTAAPSPAPRTLPPALAGANTTAPVTTTSTAPAKQPPVPPPKPVNRNSNSVLAELSQAMNSGTALSKPSPPLPPKRGLLPSTTTEAAPASKPPSDRTLTASRPVLIPMHMAPAYPPPSPSPPLPTHVPPEPPRVPLPTSTPVLDPPRSLDLPKEPPAPPEDFRPPEAAKRTAEQGFGEPHALPRLPQVPLHIRIQQALASPLPVTPPADGSHRAHSLLFENDAFGEDGGTLGRTRSLPVTIEMLKVPDDEEEEEEDQEEEQAPGPRVYIGDVPSVTIIPKLVPQVLPEEQEGDEGMSDSDSEGPILYKDDEDEEEDESHNSTLANKVKRKDTLAMKLGNTAAVQEEKFVFPRKSKEEWNEIRNQIGSTLTRRLSQRPTAEELEQRNILQPKNEADRQAEKREIKRRLTRKLSQRPTVAELQARKILRFNEYVEVTDAQDYDRRADKPWTKLTPADKAAIRKELNEFKSCEMEVHEESKQFTRYHRP; this is translated from the exons CTGAAGAGGTGGATCACCCCCCGAGCGATGCCGGCATGGGGGTCGATGTTCTGGAATCGGGCGACACCACGCCTCCCaccaagagaaaaagcaagttcTCGAGCTTCGGCAAGATCTTCAAGCCTTGgaagtggaggaaaaagaaaagcagcgaTAAATTTAAGGAGACTTCGGAAG TTTTAGAACGAAAGATTTCTATGCGAAAGCCAAGAGAGGAGCTGGTAAAAAGAGGGGTTCTGTTGGAAGACCCTGAGCAGG ATGGTGAGGATGCAGAGAAGCTGAACCCGCCGGCCCTGAAGAATGGCCACACGGTCCCCATCGGTGGTCCCGGGGCCAGTAACCCGGACAGCCAGGAGGAAGAGCCCCCGAAATCATCCAGCcttaggaagcctgttccagctGAGGAACCAAAGAAAAGACAAG GCTCATCCAGCAGCCAACCTGGTCCCGAATCAGAGCCAGCGCAGGAGCCCCACGTTCCCAGGCAGCCTCTTCTTCCTCCGAAAAGACCTCCCTCCACGTCCCAGGAGGCAAACGAGGTGCAAGCCAAGGATCCAGCACCCGCCAGCAGCGCCGCCAAAACCGCGCCCACCACCACGGCCCCCGTGGCAGCAAAGACAGTCAGTTCCAcagctgccccctccccagcccccaggaCTCTGCCCCCTGCTCTTGCCGGTGCCAACACTACTGCTCCTGTCACCACAACCAGCACGGCTCCTGCCAAGCAGCCTCCCGTCCCGCCGCCCAAGCCCGTCAACAGGAACAGCAACTCGGTGCTAG CGGAACTTTCTCAAGCGATGAACAGCGGAACGGCCTTGTCCAagccttcccctcctctcccaccGAAGAGAGGCCTCCTGCCTAGCACCACGACAGAGGCAGCTCCGGCTTCCAAGCCCCCGAGCGACAGGACGCTGACGGCAAGCCGCCCCGTGCTGATCCCCATGCACATGGCCCCCGCGTACCCACCGCCCTCGCCATCGCCGCCGCTGCCCACGCACGTGCCACCGGAGCCTCCCCGCGTGCCCTTGCCCACCTCCACCCCCGTCCTGGACCCTCCCCGCTCCCTGGACCTGCCCAaagagcccccagctcctcccgAGGACTTCAGGCCCCCCGAGGCGGCGAAGAGGACGGCGGAGCAAGGCTTCGGCGAGCCCCACGCGCTGCCGCGCCTGCCCCAGGTCCCGCTGCACATTCGGATCCAGCAGGCGCTGGCCAGCCCCCTGCCCGTCACGCCGCCTGCCGACGGCTCGCACCGAGCCCACTCGCTGCTCTTTGAGAACGACGCCTTCGGGGAGGACGGCGGCACTCTGGGCAGGACGAGGTCCCTGCCGGTCACCATCGAGATGCTGAAAGT TCCAGAcgatgaggaagaggaagaggaagaccAGGAGGAAGAGCAGGCTCCGGGCCCCCGTGTGTATATCGGAGATGTGCCGTCCGTAACGATCATCCCCAAGCTGGTGCCCCAGGTGCTGCccgaggagcaggagggagacGAAGGGATGAGCGACTCTGACTCGGAGGGGCCCATCCTGTACAAAGACGACgaggatgaggaagaagatgaaagCCATAACA GCACGCTGGCTAACAAAGTGAAGAGGAAAGACACGCTAGCCATGAAGCTGGGGAACACGGCCGCGGTGCAGGAAGAGAAGTTTGTCTTCCCTCGGAAGAGCAAGGAGGAGTGGAACGAAATTCGGAACCAGATCGGGTCGACGCTGACCAG GCGACTGAGTCAGAGACCGACAGCAGAAGAACTGGAGCAGAGGAACATACTTCAAC CGAAAAATGAAGCTGACCGTCAAGCCGAGAAGCGAGAGATCAAACGCAGGCTCACCAGAAAG CTTAGCCAAAGGCCTAcggtggcagagctgcaggccaGGAAGATCCTGAGGTTTAACGAGTATGTGGAAGTGACAGATGCTCAAGACTACGACCGGCGAGCAGATAAGCCGTGGACGAAGCTCACTCCGGCTGACAAG
- the PHACTR4 gene encoding phosphatase and actin regulator 4 isoform X1, producing the protein MGQPHFSRPVSPAAFAEEVDHPPSDAGMGVDVLESGDTTPPTKRKSKFSSFGKIFKPWKWRKKKSSDKFKETSEVLERKISMRKPREELVKRGVLLEDPEQDGEDAEKLNPPALKNGHTVPIGGPGASNPDSQEEEPPKSSSLRKPVPAEEPKKRQGSSSSQPGPESEPAQEPHVPRQPLLPPKRPPSTSQEANEVQAKDPAPASSAAKTAPTTTAPVAAKTVSSTAAPSPAPRTLPPALAGANTTAPVTTTSTAPAKQPPVPPPKPVNRNSNSVLAELSQAMNSGTALSKPSPPLPPKRGLLPSTTTEAAPASKPPSDRTLTASRPVLIPMHMAPAYPPPSPSPPLPTHVPPEPPRVPLPTSTPVLDPPRSLDLPKEPPAPPEDFRPPEAAKRTAEQGFGEPHALPRLPQVPLHIRIQQALASPLPVTPPADGSHRAHSLLFENDAFGEDGGTLGRTRSLPVTIEMLKVPDDEEEEEEDQEEEQAPGPRVYIGDVPSVTIIPKLVPQVLPEEQEGDEGMSDSDSEGPILYKDDEDEEEDESHNSTLANKVKRKDTLAMKLGNTAAVQEEKFVFPRKSKEEWNEIRNQIGSTLTRRLSQRPTAEELEQRNILQPKNEADRQAEKREIKRRLTRKLSQRPTVAELQARKILRFNEYVEVTDAQDYDRRADKPWTKLTPADKAAIRKELNEFKSCEMEVHEESKQFTRYHRP; encoded by the exons CTGAAGAGGTGGATCACCCCCCGAGCGATGCCGGCATGGGGGTCGATGTTCTGGAATCGGGCGACACCACGCCTCCCaccaagagaaaaagcaagttcTCGAGCTTCGGCAAGATCTTCAAGCCTTGgaagtggaggaaaaagaaaagcagcgaTAAATTTAAGGAGACTTCGGAAG TTTTAGAACGAAAGATTTCTATGCGAAAGCCAAGAGAGGAGCTGGTAAAAAGAGGGGTTCTGTTGGAAGACCCTGAGCAGG ATGGTGAGGATGCAGAGAAGCTGAACCCGCCGGCCCTGAAGAATGGCCACACGGTCCCCATCGGTGGTCCCGGGGCCAGTAACCCGGACAGCCAGGAGGAAGAGCCCCCGAAATCATCCAGCcttaggaagcctgttccagctGAGGAACCAAAGAAAAGACAAG GCTCATCCAGCAGCCAACCTGGTCCCGAATCAGAGCCAGCGCAGGAGCCCCACGTTCCCAGGCAGCCTCTTCTTCCTCCGAAAAGACCTCCCTCCACGTCCCAGGAGGCAAACGAGGTGCAAGCCAAGGATCCAGCACCCGCCAGCAGCGCCGCCAAAACCGCGCCCACCACCACGGCCCCCGTGGCAGCAAAGACAGTCAGTTCCAcagctgccccctccccagcccccaggaCTCTGCCCCCTGCTCTTGCCGGTGCCAACACTACTGCTCCTGTCACCACAACCAGCACGGCTCCTGCCAAGCAGCCTCCCGTCCCGCCGCCCAAGCCCGTCAACAGGAACAGCAACTCGGTGCTAG CGGAACTTTCTCAAGCGATGAACAGCGGAACGGCCTTGTCCAagccttcccctcctctcccaccGAAGAGAGGCCTCCTGCCTAGCACCACGACAGAGGCAGCTCCGGCTTCCAAGCCCCCGAGCGACAGGACGCTGACGGCAAGCCGCCCCGTGCTGATCCCCATGCACATGGCCCCCGCGTACCCACCGCCCTCGCCATCGCCGCCGCTGCCCACGCACGTGCCACCGGAGCCTCCCCGCGTGCCCTTGCCCACCTCCACCCCCGTCCTGGACCCTCCCCGCTCCCTGGACCTGCCCAaagagcccccagctcctcccgAGGACTTCAGGCCCCCCGAGGCGGCGAAGAGGACGGCGGAGCAAGGCTTCGGCGAGCCCCACGCGCTGCCGCGCCTGCCCCAGGTCCCGCTGCACATTCGGATCCAGCAGGCGCTGGCCAGCCCCCTGCCCGTCACGCCGCCTGCCGACGGCTCGCACCGAGCCCACTCGCTGCTCTTTGAGAACGACGCCTTCGGGGAGGACGGCGGCACTCTGGGCAGGACGAGGTCCCTGCCGGTCACCATCGAGATGCTGAAAGT TCCAGAcgatgaggaagaggaagaggaagaccAGGAGGAAGAGCAGGCTCCGGGCCCCCGTGTGTATATCGGAGATGTGCCGTCCGTAACGATCATCCCCAAGCTGGTGCCCCAGGTGCTGCccgaggagcaggagggagacGAAGGGATGAGCGACTCTGACTCGGAGGGGCCCATCCTGTACAAAGACGACgaggatgaggaagaagatgaaagCCATAACA GCACGCTGGCTAACAAAGTGAAGAGGAAAGACACGCTAGCCATGAAGCTGGGGAACACGGCCGCGGTGCAGGAAGAGAAGTTTGTCTTCCCTCGGAAGAGCAAGGAGGAGTGGAACGAAATTCGGAACCAGATCGGGTCGACGCTGACCAG GCGACTGAGTCAGAGACCGACAGCAGAAGAACTGGAGCAGAGGAACATACTTCAAC CGAAAAATGAAGCTGACCGTCAAGCCGAGAAGCGAGAGATCAAACGCAGGCTCACCAGAAAG CTTAGCCAAAGGCCTAcggtggcagagctgcaggccaGGAAGATCCTGAGGTTTAACGAGTATGTGGAAGTGACAGATGCTCAAGACTACGACCGGCGAGCAGATAAGCCGTGGACGAAGCTCACTCCGGCTGACAAG